From the Polaribacter huanghezhanensis genome, the window TTGTCATTGCATAAACCGATTGCATTACTTTGACTCTAATATGTCTTCTATTAATCATTCTAAAGAACTTATTTAAAAAAAAGAGCGGTAGAAAATTCTATCGCTCTGCAAAAATATGATTTTTATTGATATGTACTACTTGTTTTTTTCATTTTTACGAGCATCAATTCTGCTTTGTGCAATATTAAATGCCGCTCTGTGAGTGGTGATATTTTCTTTTTCTGAAAGATTAAAAATATCTAAAGTTGTATTGTAAATGTTTTCTGTTTTTCTTATAATTTCGTCTTTACCATAACCTTCTAACTCCGCATACACATTGATAATTCCGCCTGCATTAATTAAAAAATCTGGTGCATACGCAATTCCTTTTTCTTTTAACAATCTACCGTGTTTAACTTCATCTGCCAATTGATTATTTGCCGCTCCAGCAATCACTTTTGCTTTTAATTCACTAATTGTTTCATCATTTATGGTTGCTCCTAAAGCACAAGGCGCATAAATATCTACATCTAAACCGTAAATATCGTTTCCTAAAACAACGTTTGCGCCGTATTTTTTACTTAATTCTTCTAAACGCGCTTCGTTTATATCATTTATAATTACTTTTGCGCCTTCGTCTGTAATGTGTTTTACCAAGGTTTCTCCAACATGACCAACTCCTTGTACTAAAATTTTCTTTCCATCTAAATTGTCTGTTCCGAATTGATATTTAGCTGCAGCTTTCATTCCCATATAAACTCCGTAAGCAGTAATTGGCGATGGATTTCCTGATCCACCTTTGCTTTCTGAAATTCCTGTAACGTGCGGAGTAACTTCTCTAATGATGTCCATATCACGCGTTTCCATTCCAACATCTTCTGCAGTAATATATCTTCCGCTTAAAGAATCTACAAACTGACCAAAACGACGCATTAAGTCATCATTTTTTTGTGTTTTTGCATCACCAATAATAACCGCTTTTCCTCCACCAAGATTTAATCCTGTAATTGCAGATTTAAAAGTCATTCCACGAGACAAACGCAAAACATCGTTTAACGCGTCCCATTCACTATTATAATTCCACATTCTTGTTCCGCCTAAAGCTGGACCTAAAACCGTATTATGAATACCAATAATTGCTTTTAATCCTGTATCTTCGTCGTTGCAAAAAACGATTTGCTCATGACCATCAAAAGAAAATTGACCAAAAACTGGATCATTTTTTAAATCTTTTGCATCTAATATGTTTGTTGTCATTGTGTAGTGTTTATTACTGAAATTTAATATTTCTTAATTTTTATGGCGCAAAAGTAAGTTTTTAGCAAATCAAATCAAAAAAAACAGGGTTTAATTATGATATAATTAAGAAAAATAATATCATTAAACAGAATAGAATATTTAAAAATACAGTAACCAACGTTTGTAAATGAAAGCATTACAATACTTAAATAAATACTTTTTAAAATATAAATACCGATTGTTAATCGGGATTTTTATTACCGTTTTATCTAAAATTTTATCCTTACGGATTCCGAGACTTATTGGAGATTCGTTTAACATCGTTGATGAATATAGAAAAGGGATTATTTCTAATACAGACGACGTAAAATATCAGCTTTTAATGAATATTTTATTGATTATTGCTGTAACGTTGGTTGCCGGGTTTTTCACTTTTTTAATGCGTCAAACGATAATTGTTACTTCTCGTTTGATTGAATTTGATTTAAAAAACGAAATCTATCAACAATACCAAAGATTGTCTATCAACTTTTATAAAAAGAATAGAACTGGCGATTTAATGAACCGAATTAGCGAAGATGTTTCTAAAGTTAGAATGTACTTTGGACCAGCAATTATGTACAGCATGAACATGATTGTTTTGTTTGCTGTTGGATTTTATCAAATGTATAGTATCGACGCAAAATTAACGATGTATACCTTAATTCCGTTTCCTGTTTTATCTGTTTCAATTTTTGTGTTGAGTAAAATTATCAACGAAAAAAGTACCATTGTTCAACAATATTTATCAAAATTAACGACGTTTAATCAAGAGTTTTTCTCTGGAATTAATGTGGTAAAATCGTATGGAATTGAGAAATCCATCGTCAAAAATTTTGATGCTTTAGCAAATGATAGCAAAGAAAAAAACATCGATTTATATAAAGTGCAGGCGGTCTTTTTTCCGTTGATGGTTTTATTAATTGGCGTAAGTAATTTATTGGTTATTTATATTGGAGGAAAACAATATATCGCTGGCGAAATTCCGATTGGAGTAATTGCAGAATTTATTTTGTATGTAAACATTTTAACGTGGCCAGTTGCTATTGTTGGCTGGGTAACTTCGATGGTGCAACAAGCAGAAGCTTCGCAAAAAAGAATTAACGAGTTTTTAGAAGAAGTTCCAGAAATAAAAAATATTGCAAAAAATAATACTGAAGTGCTTGGTTCTGTAACATTTAAAAATGTGAGTTTGGTATATGATGATACAAATATTACAGCCTTAAAAAATATCAATTTTACAGTAAATAAAGGAGAAACAGTTGCCATTTTAGGAAATACTGGATCTGGAAAATCATCAATTATCAATTTAATTTCTAGATTGTATGATATTTCTGAAGGGACTGTTTTAATTGACAACACACCTATAAAAGAAGTGAACTTAACAGACTTAAGAAATCAAATTGGTTTTGTACCACAAGATCCGTTTTTGTTTTCTGATACGATTGAAAACAATATAAAGTTCGGAAAAGAAGACGCTACAAAAGAAGAAATTATTTTAGCAGCAAAAAATGCTGTAATTCACGATAATATTATAGCGTTTAAAGACAAATACGAAACTATTTTAGGAGAACGTGGCGTAACGCTTTCTGGCGGACAAAAGCAGCGTTTAAGCATTGCAAGAGCTGTAATTAAGAATCCTAAAATATTAGTTTTTGACGATTGTTTGTCTGCTGTAGATACAGAAACAGAAGAACAGATCCTTTCTAATCTAGAAAAGGTCTCCAAAGAAAAAACAACTTTTATCATTAGCCACAGAGTTTCATCAGCCAAAAATGCTGATAAAATTATTGTGTTAGAGAATGGCGAAATAGTACAGCAAGGAACTCATAATCAACTAATAACAATAGATGGGTATTACAAAGAATTGTACGAACAACAACTTTTAGAAAAAGAAAACTAATCTTTAGTTAGAAAAAGTAAAATATTTTTTTAGATTTGTTCAACAAAGAACAAAACAAAATTTAATTCTATTATAAATTATTATGGCTGAGAGAGTGGAACAAGAAGAGATTTTTTCTCAAGTTTTAAGAGCAGGAAGAAGAACATACTTTTTTGATGTAAGATCAACGAAAGCAGATGATTATTACTTAACAATTACAGAAAGTAAAAAATTTACACACGATGATGGTTCTTTTCATTATCAAAAACATAAAATTTATTTGTACAAAGAAGATTTTGAAGAGTTTAACGATATGTTAAAGGCTGCAACTGACTATATTGTAACAGAAAAAGGACAAGAAGTAATTAGCGAAAGACATCAAAAAGATTATAAAAAAGAAGACGTTGCTACTGAAGATGAAACAACCACATCAACAGAAAGCTTTACAGATGTTTCTTTTGACGACATCTAAAATTCAAATAATTCTCACAAAAAAACGTCCTCTAATTTAGAGGACGTTTTTTATTTATAATGCTTTTAGCATAATGTTGCTTTTAGCAACAGTCTCTTCCCATTCTTTTTCCGGATTACTTTCTTTTGTAATTCCGCCGCCAACATAAATCTCTGCATTGTTATTTATAATTTCCATACATCTTAAGTTTACAAATAAATGTGAATTTTTATTTGTATTGATGTTCAATTCACCTAAAAAACCTGTGTAATAAGAACGATTGTAATTCTCATTTTCTAAAATAAATTGTTTCGCTTTTTCTTTTGGCAAACCACAAACCGCCGGAGTTGGATGCAATAAATTTACCAAAGAAAACAATCCTTCTTTGGTTAAATCTCCTTTTATTTCTGTTCTTAAATGCAATAACGAACCTGCTTTTACAGTTTCAGTTTTTAATTGTTTTAAGTTCGTTGAAAACGACGAGAGCTTGTTTAAAATATAATCTGTAACAATTTGTTGCTCTTCAATCTCTTTAGGATTCCAACTTACTTTCTCACCCTTTTTATATACTTGCGTTCCGGCTAAAGACATGGTTTTAAAGCTATTTTTTTCTACTTCTAACAAGGTTTCTGGAGTTGCTCCAAACCACAAACCAACTTGCGGATGAAACCAAACATACACAAAAGCATTTGGATATAATTGCAGTAAGTTACTATAAATCTCCTCTACTTCTACTCCATTTAATGCAACAATTTCTTTTCTAGAAATAACCACTTTTTTAAAATCATTTTTGTTGATGGCATCAAGTGCTTTTTGCACAATGTTAATATGTGTTGCTTTTGATGCATTATTGAAATATGATTTTTCCTTAAAATGAAGTTGCTCCTTTGTAAAGGAATCACTTATAAATTCTGATGCATCCAACGGAAAAAAAATCGTTTTTTCGGATGCATTAAAAGGTGCAAAAACAAAACCAGCTTGTGTAAAATCTGAAGCAATTTTGTGTAAAGTTGCCTCCTTTTGAAAAATTCCAAAAATGGTTGCATCATTGGGTTTGTTGTACGCAACAAATGGCACCTTGTTTTTATATGCTTCTTTTATTTTATTTAAAAGTAAATTCAATTGACTTGTTTTAAGATTTCTTCTTTTATCAGTTCAAACTGTGTCCAAACTAAAGCATGTCCAGTTTCCGGAATCGTTATCAATTTAAATTGCTTTGCAGGAAATTGTTGTTGCAAAAATAACGAATTTTCGTATGGAACAATTCCGTCATCATTTCCTTGAATACAAATAATTTGTGATGGGTTTGTTGTCCAATTATTTTCAATTTTTCGCAATTCAGATTTGTGTGTCCTTTTTTCTTCTGATGCCGATTGCCATATTGCAGGAACCAACCAGCGCGTTGCTTTCCATTTGTAAAAATTCAACATAAAAGGCATTGGTTCTACTTTGCTATACACTGCCGGAGCAATTAATACAATACTTTTGTATTTTTCTTTTACTGCTAAAGCAATCGGTCCGCCATAAGAATATCCAACAATAATGGTTTTTGTTTTCTTTAAATTTTTAAGAACATCATGGAGTATTTCTACTTCAAAAGAGATTAATTTTTGAACGGTATTTTTATCCTTATAATTATACCCTATTCTATCATACGAAATCATATTTGCTTTTGTATTTAGCAAAGAATCTGCCAAATATTTTTTAAAATCTAATAAAGATCCTGGCGCTCCGTGCACAAATACCAATGTTGTTTTAGAAGTGTCAATTTCTTTTTGCATCGATACAACTCTGTACTCAAATCCTTTGTATGTATTTGTTGTTAATAGTGGTTTATGAAAGCTTTCTGCAAATTCTTCAATAACTTCTTCATTCGATTTTGGTGAAGAAAAATTGACAAATAAGAAGTACAAAACAAGGAATAAAACAACTATAATTGCACTTACAATTTTTAAAATTTTCTTTAGTCGTTTCATACACTTATTTCTTCTCCAAAATAATATTTGTGAGTTTACAAAGAGATACAAGTTCGTTTTTTTCATTCACAATTCTTATTTCCCATAAATGTGTAGTTCTTCCTTTATGTATCATTTTTGCGGTCGCGGTTACCACTCCGTCTTTTACACTTTTTAAATGATTTGCGCTTATTTCTATCCCTTTAACAAGGTATTTATTTGTATCAACAAA encodes:
- a CDS encoding Glu/Leu/Phe/Val family dehydrogenase; the encoded protein is MTTNILDAKDLKNDPVFGQFSFDGHEQIVFCNDEDTGLKAIIGIHNTVLGPALGGTRMWNYNSEWDALNDVLRLSRGMTFKSAITGLNLGGGKAVIIGDAKTQKNDDLMRRFGQFVDSLSGRYITAEDVGMETRDMDIIREVTPHVTGISESKGGSGNPSPITAYGVYMGMKAAAKYQFGTDNLDGKKILVQGVGHVGETLVKHITDEGAKVIINDINEARLEELSKKYGANVVLGNDIYGLDVDIYAPCALGATINDETISELKAKVIAGAANNQLADEVKHGRLLKEKGIAYAPDFLINAGGIINVYAELEGYGKDEIIRKTENIYNTTLDIFNLSEKENITTHRAAFNIAQSRIDARKNEKNK
- a CDS encoding ABC transporter ATP-binding protein; this encodes MKALQYLNKYFLKYKYRLLIGIFITVLSKILSLRIPRLIGDSFNIVDEYRKGIISNTDDVKYQLLMNILLIIAVTLVAGFFTFLMRQTIIVTSRLIEFDLKNEIYQQYQRLSINFYKKNRTGDLMNRISEDVSKVRMYFGPAIMYSMNMIVLFAVGFYQMYSIDAKLTMYTLIPFPVLSVSIFVLSKIINEKSTIVQQYLSKLTTFNQEFFSGINVVKSYGIEKSIVKNFDALANDSKEKNIDLYKVQAVFFPLMVLLIGVSNLLVIYIGGKQYIAGEIPIGVIAEFILYVNILTWPVAIVGWVTSMVQQAEASQKRINEFLEEVPEIKNIAKNNTEVLGSVTFKNVSLVYDDTNITALKNINFTVNKGETVAILGNTGSGKSSIINLISRLYDISEGTVLIDNTPIKEVNLTDLRNQIGFVPQDPFLFSDTIENNIKFGKEDATKEEIILAAKNAVIHDNIIAFKDKYETILGERGVTLSGGQKQRLSIARAVIKNPKILVFDDCLSAVDTETEEQILSNLEKVSKEKTTFIISHRVSSAKNADKIIVLENGEIVQQGTHNQLITIDGYYKELYEQQLLEKEN
- a CDS encoding PUR family DNA/RNA-binding protein codes for the protein MAERVEQEEIFSQVLRAGRRTYFFDVRSTKADDYYLTITESKKFTHDDGSFHYQKHKIYLYKEDFEEFNDMLKAATDYIVTEKGQEVISERHQKDYKKEDVATEDETTTSTESFTDVSFDDI
- a CDS encoding chorismate-binding protein, whose translation is MNLLLNKIKEAYKNKVPFVAYNKPNDATIFGIFQKEATLHKIASDFTQAGFVFAPFNASEKTIFFPLDASEFISDSFTKEQLHFKEKSYFNNASKATHINIVQKALDAINKNDFKKVVISRKEIVALNGVEVEEIYSNLLQLYPNAFVYVWFHPQVGLWFGATPETLLEVEKNSFKTMSLAGTQVYKKGEKVSWNPKEIEEQQIVTDYILNKLSSFSTNLKQLKTETVKAGSLLHLRTEIKGDLTKEGLFSLVNLLHPTPAVCGLPKEKAKQFILENENYNRSYYTGFLGELNINTNKNSHLFVNLRCMEIINNNAEIYVGGGITKESNPEKEWEETVAKSNIMLKAL
- a CDS encoding alpha/beta fold hydrolase, which codes for MKRLKKILKIVSAIIVVLFLVLYFLFVNFSSPKSNEEVIEEFAESFHKPLLTTNTYKGFEYRVVSMQKEIDTSKTTLVFVHGAPGSLLDFKKYLADSLLNTKANMISYDRIGYNYKDKNTVQKLISFEVEILHDVLKNLKKTKTIIVGYSYGGPIALAVKEKYKSIVLIAPAVYSKVEPMPFMLNFYKWKATRWLVPAIWQSASEEKRTHKSELRKIENNWTTNPSQIICIQGNDDGIVPYENSLFLQQQFPAKQFKLITIPETGHALVWTQFELIKEEILKQVN